In the Silene latifolia isolate original U9 population chromosome 1, ASM4854445v1, whole genome shotgun sequence genome, ttatttgaactctagGTAGAGAATTTTAGAAACCAATTGAAAACGCCACTTATAACTACGACTTgtaaccacttataagactccatacgagttatGGGTGGTCTTAAGACCCTAAAACTGTATATGACATGGATATGAGTCCAATCCTTTATCTTATAAATGTTTGTCTATCTTATTACTAGATTACAATGTCATTACAAGAGGGTCATCTATTAAGGTCATAATGAGCGACATATACTCTTGAGAATagtttgtttgttgcattgctaTATTTCGATAAAATAGGCGTATTTTTAAAAAGATACAATGGGAGAAAATAAGCAtcaaactcaagactagtgaggagacaaAAAGAAAGCTTGTTAGGTCAAACTCATGCTTAGtgaagagaccaaaagaaagtgatCTTTTATAAAGATTATGAAGTGGTTATATCGAGTAATTTCAAGTTAATTTACATAAGAGCCTAACGAACCAATGTGAAGTTTATGCATAAGAGTTGCATAGATAGACATTAGATTGTCAATAAAGCTGAGTTAAAGGGTAACTACACTAAGATCCATATTATCGTTGCTACACCTCAAAGTGTAAATAATCTAGTTAGATGTTAAgaccaatttctaaataggtatttagaaagaGTGTATGTGTGACATAAGCACAAGGTTTTAATAACACCTAGAAATTGCAATGATCATCTCAAGTTATGTGATATGAAAATGGTTTTTctcgagttgtcgagaagccATATGTATACATGGATTTAAGTGGGAGTCAATATTGTCATGTTTAGATATGGAGATTAGCTGGAGAATTTGTCTTGAAAAATTAATATCATTGAGGATGACATGTTAACACTACCGTCGATGAAGGAgtgtttttgtttttcaattctCGATGAAAGAGGACATGTTGCATTTTAAATTCCAAATCTATCATTATATAGGGAATTTTAAGTTGGCACGTAGataagtatcttatgttgataagattctttatcAGTTTAATATCAACATAGGTAGAGGAGGTTGTTCATttagatgaaagtggaattactatgatagagtcatagtaaTTCACTGAACCCCATAAGttattgattacatgaaatcgattgctaatgtttccaccattagaacgatcatTTATGCCAATGTTTGCACATgtcatgatgaatcatatgcttggagcataatgagtcaatgACAAGTTATTTTTATAAAAGTCATTTGAAGGCCTTCAAGAACATCCACTATAATTCCTGAAAAAAATGAGGATTTGTTCTTGTGTTTGGAAgacatactaagttgtgtgttgaagggttacacaaacattagtttccaaacctataaggatttaacgAAATCTtaggctaattttattgactcAGGAGTGagtgactagaaaaatgttttagtaTCAATCATTGcaaattctttttttttggtgaaatgtgaaataTATTATAACTCATAAATAGTATAGTTCAGTACAAAGCATCACACCAATCTACCAATTACAAATCAACAGATTCCAACTAACTCATAACAAACTAATCATACTTAGGTTCCCACGGTAGCTTGTGAATTTTCAGGGACCAGACTCTATCCTTACACCTCCTACAAATATCCTGTTTGACCTTCATGATAAGTGCAGATGGTGTGATCAACATAGCTTCCAGTCTGCAAACATTCCTAGCATGCCAGAGATGATACCAAACTGCCACAATGGCAGCATACACAATTTGTTTCTTCATAAGAGATTTGCACCTCCATTTTAGACACCATTCTATGAGCCTGTAGAGGGTAAATCAATCTCAAGCCAACCTCGTAGAAGATCCCAACACAACTGACTAAACTTACAGTCATAGAGCAAGTGTTGGTGAGTCTCTAAATGTGTTTAACAGAAAAAGCAAGATCcatcaactattatgccaaatTTGAGTAACCTTTCTCTGGTCATGAGCCTCTCCTGAACAACCAACCAGCCAATGAAAGAGTGCTTGGGAATACTGGTTTTATTCCAAATCAGAGGGCACCAACTAATCTTAGACTGCTGACCACATAACCACTTGTATCCACTAGACACTGAGTATATACCCTTGTTGTCAATCCACTGTCCATTCAGAAAACCAGGTTTCAGAGTGTCTCTTACCTGGCAAATCTTACGCTAGGTCCAACTGGAATTAGCAGTAGGAGTGTACTCATGCAAATCCTTGCCCTTCATATAGACATGGTCAACCCATCTTATCCACATATGATCTGATTTAGCTGCCAACCACCAGGTATACTTACCAATGACAGCCTGATTCCATAGCCTAGCATTCACAATATTCAACCCCCCATATCTCTTCTCATTGCAGATCTTCTCCCATGACACAGCAAGGGTTTTCAAATACTGATCAGACCCTGACCATAGGTAGTTCCTACAAATCCCCTCAATCCTATCAATAACAGTAAGGGGGATCACAAAGACTCTAGTCCAGAAGGAGTGCAACTTAGTCAACACAGCCCTAATAAGGACAAGCTTGCCTGCATAGCTTAGTTTTTTGGCCCCCACCCCCTGATTCTTCCCACCACCTTTTCCACGAGTCTGGTGCAGTCACCAACGGCCATCCTCTTGTAAGAGATAGGAATACTCAGGTAACGAAAAGGGAACACTCCAACTTTAAAACTAGACAAATGTAGAATATAATCCACCTCAGCAGGAGCCATACCATTAAAATCAATCTTAGATTTCTcattgttcatatcaagtcctgAAGCAGCAGAGAAGGTGGCAAAAATTCGAAGAAAAATTGTAATGGAGCCCATGTCCCCTCTGCAAAACATCAACAGGTCGTCTGCAAAGCATAAGTGAGTAAGCTGCAAAGCCCTACAGAGTGGGTGATAGTTGAAGCCCAAACTGCTGGTGACCTCATTTAGAACCCTACTCAGATACTCCATACCAATAGTAAAAAGGAGAGGTGACATAGGGTCACCTTATCTAATCCCTCTTTTCCCTTGGAAGTACCCAAAATTAGACCCATTAAGAGATAGTAAACCAGGGAGTAGACACACACTCCATAATCCACTTGACTATCCTATCAGGAAACTTCAGAGCTTATAACATTTGTTCAATAAACCTCCACTCCACAGAATCTTATGCTTTTTTCAAGTCCACTTTCATGATACATCTTGGAGAGCAAGATTTTCTCTTATAAATTCTTACCAGGTCATGACAAATTAAGATATTGTCCACATTGTCCCTTCCTTTAATAAAAGCACTCTGAGTTTCAGAGATAATAGAAGGTAACACAGTAGCTATCCTATTGCAAATCACCTTGGAAATAACCTTATAGACCACATTGCAACAGGCAATGGGTCTAAAATCAGCAACAGTCTCAGGTCTAGCTTTCTTTGGTATAAGGGTGAGATTTGTAGTATTGACCTGCTTCAACAATTTACCAGAAACAAAAAATTCTTGCACAGCAGCTACCACATCCTTACCAATAATATCCTTGGCATCTTTAAAAAATTGGGAGGTGTACCCATCAGGCCAGGTGCCTTGTTAGCTGGTATAGCTTTCAAAGCTTCATGGATCTCCTGAGCAGTTACCTCCTTAACCAGATCAACACCTTGCTCCCCAGAAACCACTCTTCCTTTTTGCACAATAGGCAAGTGAACAGCCTTGACACCCTTACTTGTCCCCAACAACTCTTTATAAGAGTTAACAAAAGCATTCATAATATCCTCATTTTGAGTATACTAATTTCCATTCATATCTTTGATATTCAAGATTCTGTTCTGTAATCTCCTAGCTTTAATAATACTGTGGAAATAAGTAGTATTATCATCACCCCCAGCCATCCATTGAACTTTGGCTTTCTGACTTAAGAAACTTCTCCTGGCCTCCTGCAGAAGTTTAAAACTAGCACATGCAGCTTTCTCCTCAGCTTGGACATCAAGGTTCAATGGATCCTCATGATGCTTCTTCTGCATAGAAAACATGTACATTTGAGCCACCTGAACAGATGTCTCAATGTTGGCAAAAGCACTCCCATTAAGCCTTTTCAGAGGTAGCTTAAGCCATTTGAGCTTCTTAACAAGTTGAAACATCTTGTATCCCTCTACTTCAGAGTCCCAAACCTCCTGGACAGTGTGTAAGAAATCAGGGTCCTTACCCCACATGTTAAAGTATTTGAAATTCCCTTTCCTTCTAATGTCATTAGGTGCCAACAAGATAGTACAGGGGCAATGATAAAAAAGGCAGGATGGAACATAATGCTGAAATCAGGAAATTGCAAAAGCCACTCATCATTGCTCATCACCCTATCAATTCTAATAAACACCATATCTCCTGGGTCATGCTTATTATTCCAGGTAAAATAGGCCCCATGTGCAGGAACATCCACTAAACCACAATCAGCCACACAATTTTGGAAATCTTTGATCTCATAATTGGTAACCTCATACCCCAACCTTTCATTCAAAGCTAAGACATTATTAAAATCCCCCATGACAACCCAGGGACCATTAACCAAAGCATTCATTGTAGACAAGGAATTCCATAAAGGCATTCTTTCATGGACCCTGTTAAACCCATAAACCATTGATAGCCACCAAACAATGCCAGACTGCAAGGAAGTAACCTTGGAATGAATCACCTGAGCCTCACAAGCAAGGATATCAACACTGAAGATAGCATGATCCCAAATTATCCAAATCCTACCACCATCATGAACATTATTATTATGAACTACCTTCCAATTATTACCTAGCCCTTGATGGACCTTATTGATAGAACCAGTTCTAACCCTACTTTATAATAACCCACATAAACCTACATTATTAGTATGCAGAAACCATTTAATATCAGCCTACTTATTTATACTATTCATGCCTCTAACATTCCAGAACCCTATACTACCCATTTTTAATAGCAACAGGTGGAGCTGCCATTTCCCCTCCCAGGACTTTCATGTAGTGAATAGAATGTTCCACTACCTCCATATAAGTTTTATTCCCACTACCACTTACTCCTCCTTGCCTAGTCATTTTAGTAATAATCCTGGCAGGAGTAAAAGAATTAAAGACAGTAGGCATGGGAGTAACCAGGCCTTCAAAGCCCCCACTAAAAATCCTAGTTGGACCAGTCATGAGGTGTCCTGTGTCTTCTCTAGCAGCAGCCACTGGTGCCACCACTGGTTCTGCTACCACATTTGGAACATCAACCGCAGGATTATTAACTTTAGGAACCTGATTAGAAAGACCGGGTTTCTTAGGGACCCATACCTTCTTAGCAGGTTTCCTCAACTGATTCTTCATGCAGTCCTTAGCATAATGACTCAGAGCATTACAATCAGTGCAAACTATGGGTCTCTACTCATAATGCACTATCTGCCTCTATGGTTCACCCATCTCATCAAGAAATTCAATGACATCAGGCAAAGCAGTCCCTACCTTCACCTCAACCATGACCCTAGCATGACCCAAAAAAGTTTTAAGGAGTGTATTACTAATCACATCTTACAGGTTTACCTACAAGAGCCGCAATTTTTAGTAAAGCATTTCCCCAAAACTTTAGTGGAAGGCCATAAAAACGAATCCAAATAGGCACCATGTCGACAGATTCTTTGATCATTTTACAATCAGGAGTCCATTCCTTAACAATTACAGGCTTATTGTCAATGAAAATTGGTCCTGATTGCAACACACGTAGCTTCATCTCTTCCGTCTTAAACCGAACCAGGAAAGTACAATTCGAATTAAAGGATAACTGGTCATAGTCAGTGTAACCCCATACTCTCTTAACAAATCCATCAATGACCTTAAAAGGGGGGTTAGCTCCTAACACGTAACCGTATACCGCCGTAGACCAAAACTTCAGTTCAGACTCAACATCACTATTAGAAAGATAAAGTTGACTCACCCTCGAAGATTCAGAATTAGACGACTTACCTCTTCGTGATACTTCCTCCCAATTCTTATCATCTTCGCTGACTTCAGATATGGAATCCATTCCCAGACTTAAATTGTACGGTCGGATCACAGAAAATTGTTCATCAGTGATCCCTTCCAGAGAAATCATTGCAAAATTCTACAAATGGAGTTCGAGTACATTGTGATGTGGTGATTAATGAAGGAACTATGGGTAGATACTTTCGCCaagtattttatcacaagttatatgataacagtaggAGCAATTTACAAGTTAAAAGGCCCAAGTCTATGAGGAAATCTAGACTAGTACTTAGAAAATTCATGACATTTGAAATGACATTAAATAGAAGGAGaaagcaattcataaagttggaccaaatggatacatggtatatccactaaccaagcttttattgcaccttgataagtataatatatatatacactttagattataagatatgaagtagtaataaggtattgactattcatatgtgataatcgcatttatcatttgagtttcTTAAACTTATCTATTACCTTGTTATATCtgaataggttgttgagacaacatTAAACCctattgaagtgaactggattaacatagtaattgcccctgGTCActcatatgaggtgacgtctctaagtgactagattgtgagtcgattgatggcaagttcaaatgccatagagtcataagagatgactagtcgatcacatagacaaacTGTAAGCGACACTTTGTCGGgttgtgaccgcttat is a window encoding:
- the LOC141586691 gene encoding uncharacterized protein LOC141586691, which gives rise to MISLEGITDEQFSVIRPYNLSLGMDSISEVSEDDKNWEEVSRRGKSSNSESSRVSQLYLSNSDVESELKFWSTAVYGYVLGANPPFKVIDGFVKRVWGYTDYDQLSFNSNCTFLVRFKTEEMKLRVLQSGPIFIDNKPVIVKEWTPDCKMIKESVDMVPIWIRFYGLPLKFWGNALLKIAALVGKPDCMKNQLRKPAKKVWVPKKPGLSNQVPKVNNPAVDVPNVVAEPVVAPVAAAREDTGHLMTGPTRIFSGGFEGLVTPMPTVFNSFTPARIITKMTRQGGVSGSGNKTYMEVVEHSIHYMKVLGGEMAAPPVAIKNGVRTGSINKVHQGLGNNWKVVHNNNVHDGGRIWIIWDHAIFSVDILACEAQVIHSKVTSLQSGIVWWLSMVYGFNRVHERMPLWNSLSTMNALVNGPWVVMGDFNNVLALNERLGYEVTNYEIKDFQNCVADCGLVDVPAHGAYFTWNNKHDPGDMVFIRIDRVMSNDEWLLQFPDFSIMFHPAFFIIAPEVWDSEVEGYKMFQLVKKLKWLKLPLKRLNGSAFANIETSVQVAQMYMFSMQKKHHEDPLNLDVQAEEKAACASFKLLQEARRSFLSQKAKVQWMAGGDDNTTYFHSIIKARRLQNRILNIKDMNGN